GCTGCTCGCTTTTTCGGTGATATTGGCTGACGGGAGTTCGGTCTCCTACAATGGCGACCCACTCTCCGGCATCCAGCTTTTGTTTTAGTAAAATGGCAACCTCGGGTCCCCAATGACTAACCTGAATCAGATTGATATTGGAAGTGGGATTGATCTCCTGCATCACCTGATTGAAACGCTCAGCGTGCTGAGTGAAGACCAGCGCATTAATTTTTATATCAAAGGAGAGTTCTCCCAGCGCCCGACAAACCTCTAAATCGCCAAGGTGTGAACCAAGAATCAGTGTGCCCTGTTGGGTGGCTAATTGGTTTATGCATTCATTTTTGTCTGGGAAATCTACCTGCTCCAACTTAATGTCACCTAACCAACAGGCCAGTTTATCCAGCATGGCTTCGCCAAAACGCATAAAGTGGCGATAGCTGGTGAGGTTAGGCGGCAGGAAATGATTCTGCTGTGTGGCGTATTTTTTTAGCTGGTGCAGATAGTGTTCTGAAGCTTTGCGCTGCTGATTCCCTGTTAGCCAGTAAAAGCCAATAACCGGATACAGCAGTAGATTAAATGCCGGTCGGCCAAACAGGCGATACGTTTTTACCATCAGGCGGATGCCCCATAGCCCTTTACGTTCGCTGGTGTTTGACCAGTGAGTTTCTGGGGTGAAATGTCGCATTATTAGCGATGGCATTTTGGGTAACATCGAAAGAAATAGCCGGGTATGCATCCACGAAATTCGCAGGTTGTCGCGCCAGACATCAAAATGAGACAGGCCATCTTCGGGATAAATGACTTTGGTCGGAATAAAACGTGATTGGGTGCCTTGCCAGTAGAGACGTACCATGATTTCGGTATCAAAATCCATCCTCTGCCCAAGAGCCACTTTATCCGCAAGAGCCAGAACAATATCTACCGGGTAGGCACGAAAGCCGCACATGCTATCGCGAATAGACAGCGAGAGTGTTTCAATCCACACCCAAACGTGAGTAATGTAGCGAGAGTAAAGTCGGGACTTAGGCACGCTGTCATCGTAAATAGGCTGACCGGAAATCAACTGATCCGGGTACTGTTGTGCTTCAGCCAGCAGATGGGGAATATCTTCTAGATGATGTTGGCCGTCGGCATCGATTTGTATACCGTGACTGTATCCCTGACGATTTGCTTCCCTTAACGCGCTGAGTACTGCGCCTCCTTTTCCCTTGTTATTGGGGTGTCGAACCAGCGTTACCCAGCCATATTGTTGGCTGAGCCTGTCCAGTTCATCGGCGGTTTCTTTTTGGCTGCCATCATCCACAATAACGCAGTGCAGGTGAAAAGATTCAAGCTGCTGTAGGGTAGCGGCCATGGTTGTACCATGGTTATAGCAGGGAATGATCAGACAGGGATTAAAGGTATCCCCCGATGGTTTTACTGGCATAAGTTAATCCTGCCGCTACTGGCAACTATTTCACCACAGCAATATTGGAAATTAAGCCGGGATTTTTTTTCATCCCAACTAAGGGTTAAGGTAATTTCTTCGCCGGGAAATAGCGGGCGTTGAAACTTCACCACTTCTATCGCACTAAATACGGGAGAATGCGGGAAAATCTCTGCGGCGTAATGTATCGCCCAATGAATTTGAGTCACGCCTGGCAATATTGACTGTTCAGGAAAATGACCTTTAAACCAGAGCAGTTCTGGCTGGAGTTTAAAATGGAGAGTGGCGCTTCCGTCGTCAGCGATTTGACGGGCGTTTTCCTGTGGCAACTTCATAAAAACAGTTCCTGTAATTCACTGTAGGCACGTTTGCCCTGAGTATTTAGCGGGATAGTTTTCACTATTCGCCAGCGTTTGGGCACGGCAACCGGCTCAAGCCATTCTCTTAATCGTTGGCGTAAATGGCGAGTCAGGACGATCTCGCCCTGTTGGTAATATTGTTCACCGGCTTCTGTTAGTACGATAATGGCGGCCAGAACTGTGCGGTTCCCCTGAGTCAGTGGAATAATCGCAGCATCACAGATTTCATTGAGTGAAAGCAGGCGTTGCTCCACACCGGTAAGTGAAAGGCGTTTCTCTTCAATCTTAATGATTTTATCTTTACGGCCTAACAGGTGAAATCCGTGGTCATCAATGCGGATGATATCGTAAATAGTACTGCCCGAATCATCTTCAAACAGCGGTGATGTGACATGGATGATATCGTCCTGAAGCTGGGCGATATCGATACCATCAAACGCTAACCAAGGTTGTTCTGGGTGTTGTTGGGTGCGATGGGCGATAACACCTGTCTCACTGGTGCCATAAATTTCCAGAGGTAAAACCCCCAAGCACTGTCGTACGCGTTGTGCTTCTTCTAGATCCAGCGGGCCTCCGGCGGAGACTATCATGGTGCACTTTAACGGAGACAGACTGCAATCCAATCGTTTTAGGTAGGCCGGGCTGGCGACTAATGTGAGTGGTATTGCGGTTAGCAGTTGTAGCTGCTCATGATACTCCGTTGTCAGCGCATTAAAGGGTAACCCTAAAGCAAGGGGTAAAAGAATACGGAAGGTTAAACCATAAAGGTGCTGATGGGAGACCGTTGCGGCCACCTGAGTATTTGCCAGCTGCTTTGCGCAATAGTGCGCTAGGATTTCGCTTTCCGCTTCCAGTAGCCTGACGGGTTTAGAAACGGCTTTCGGCTGTCCGGTTGAACCAGAGGTAAACAAAATAATTTTGGCTTGCGTTGGCCAATCGGGAAGATCGGAGTCGGAAAAAGATTCGTTTTGCTCCGGTGGTTCCGCTGATATCTGAATTGTCGGGCAAGTCATTTGTAACGGTAGATCGGTCAGTAACGCATCAAAAGAGCCCTGCTGTTGCTGTTCCTGCAATTGAGTTTGACGCAAATGCCCCGGAATAACAGGGGTTTTATTACTGTAAAGCAACGCTATCATAGCAGCAGAAAAAAGATAACTATCATTAAAGCAGATAGCCCAGCGCTTTTCAGGCGAGGTTTGTAACTGTTGAATTAGCGATGTAATCCGATGACGAAAGTCAGATAGCGTGAGCTGTTGATCGCCACGCCAGGCTATCTGCGTATTATTGGGGCGTTGAGTGTTTAGCGTATCTTGCAGGCGTAATGTTAGGCGTGACGCAGCATTTTTCTGATTATCCATTCTGCACTCATTAATAATCCCATTAAAACATAACTGATAGCGCCATTGTACAAGGTCCATAACTTGATATCGCCGTACAGACAGGTAAAGAGCGCTATGCTTCCATTCAATATGAAAAACAGACACCAAACCTGAGTCACTTTTTGCGTATAGCGTACGCCCTCAGGGGGTAAATCAGGCTCAGTTAACCGTGCCAATCGTTCGACAATAGTCGGTGGATTAAACAGCGAATGACCAAACAAAGCCAATAACAGAATGCTAACTACCACCGGATAATAAAGTAACCAGTGATTTTGTTTCAGAAGCCAACTGGCAAGGGCTAATGCGATACCTAATAACGCAAATGCTTTCATCAGCCAGGATAGCTGTCGAATTTTCCCTCTGGCCAGTATTAGACGACTGGCAAAAAGTATTATCAATGCAGGCGCTAATACTGATGACTCCCAATAAGTTAAACCAAAATAGACAGCAAACGGATAACCGATAACGGCCAGCGCTGTTATTCCCTGAATAACTATTGAGGGGGAAAGCCGGGATGGCTTGTCGCTATTCATCAGCAATGACGATAGAGGCTACTGGTTTTTCAGTAACTGGTCGATAGCATTAACCACATCTTCAACAGTACGAACTGATTTAAAAACTTCAGGGTTAATCTTTTTCCCCGTCATCTTTTGCAGATGCACGACCAGATCAACCGCGTCGATACTGTCCAGCTCTAGGTCTTCATACAGTTTGGTATCGAGTTTAATATCGTCAGCATCTAACTCAAAAAGCTTTACCATAATGGTTTGAATTTCATTAAAAATATGTTGTTTATCCATTAGTGTTTACCTTTAATTATTTGCCGTGTTGTGAGGCAATAAGCGCTGAAAGAGAGGCGA
Above is a window of Limnobaculum parvum DNA encoding:
- a CDS encoding glycosyltransferase family 2 protein, coding for MPVKPSGDTFNPCLIIPCYNHGTTMAATLQQLESFHLHCVIVDDGSQKETADELDRLSQQYGWVTLVRHPNNKGKGGAVLSALREANRQGYSHGIQIDADGQHHLEDIPHLLAEAQQYPDQLISGQPIYDDSVPKSRLYSRYITHVWVWIETLSLSIRDSMCGFRAYPVDIVLALADKVALGQRMDFDTEIMVRLYWQGTQSRFIPTKVIYPEDGLSHFDVWRDNLRISWMHTRLFLSMLPKMPSLIMRHFTPETHWSNTSERKGLWGIRLMVKTYRLFGRPAFNLLLYPVIGFYWLTGNQQRKASEHYLHQLKKYATQQNHFLPPNLTSYRHFMRFGEAMLDKLACWLGDIKLEQVDFPDKNECINQLATQQGTLILGSHLGDLEVCRALGELSFDIKINALVFTQHAERFNQVMQEINPTSNINLIQVSHWGPEVAILLKQKLDAGEWVAIVGDRTPVSQYHRKSEQHIVWAEFLGKPAPFPQGPFILASVLRCPVYLMFGLKPNGQFSIHFEKFADPLILPRENRQQAIQQTVERYAKRLEHYSLISPLDWFNFYQFWQLNAPKKESGYNHES
- a CDS encoding ApeI family dehydratase, translating into MKLPQENARQIADDGSATLHFKLQPELLWFKGHFPEQSILPGVTQIHWAIHYAAEIFPHSPVFSAIEVVKFQRPLFPGEEITLTLSWDEKKSRLNFQYCCGEIVASSGRINLCQ
- a CDS encoding AMP-binding protein, producing the protein MDNQKNAASRLTLRLQDTLNTQRPNNTQIAWRGDQQLTLSDFRHRITSLIQQLQTSPEKRWAICFNDSYLFSAAMIALLYSNKTPVIPGHLRQTQLQEQQQQGSFDALLTDLPLQMTCPTIQISAEPPEQNESFSDSDLPDWPTQAKIILFTSGSTGQPKAVSKPVRLLEAESEILAHYCAKQLANTQVAATVSHQHLYGLTFRILLPLALGLPFNALTTEYHEQLQLLTAIPLTLVASPAYLKRLDCSLSPLKCTMIVSAGGPLDLEEAQRVRQCLGVLPLEIYGTSETGVIAHRTQQHPEQPWLAFDGIDIAQLQDDIIHVTSPLFEDDSGSTIYDIIRIDDHGFHLLGRKDKIIKIEEKRLSLTGVEQRLLSLNEICDAAIIPLTQGNRTVLAAIIVLTEAGEQYYQQGEIVLTRHLRQRLREWLEPVAVPKRWRIVKTIPLNTQGKRAYSELQELFL
- a CDS encoding COG4648 family protein, which encodes MNSDKPSRLSPSIVIQGITALAVIGYPFAVYFGLTYWESSVLAPALIILFASRLILARGKIRQLSWLMKAFALLGIALALASWLLKQNHWLLYYPVVVSILLLALFGHSLFNPPTIVERLARLTEPDLPPEGVRYTQKVTQVWCLFFILNGSIALFTCLYGDIKLWTLYNGAISYVLMGLLMSAEWIIRKMLRHA
- a CDS encoding acyl carrier protein encodes the protein MDKQHIFNEIQTIMVKLFELDADDIKLDTKLYEDLELDSIDAVDLVVHLQKMTGKKINPEVFKSVRTVEDVVNAIDQLLKNQ